From one Candidatus Acididesulfobacter guangdongensis genomic stretch:
- a CDS encoding lipopolysaccharide heptosyltransferase family protein has protein sequence MTDFNIKRIAKTLKRRLYKLYNKLFIYMPAAALIFLRSLLLTFVTLFRILLRQPSNRNRNPNQNSNSNPNLNTKRIIIFRQDGIGDYILFRNFLEILKKTPAFSDYKITLLGNAAWKDLAEFLDKEFVDEFIWLDKKRITTDFFYRYKKFKEITSVKYDILIHPFGREFFNADNDLAYLIKADKKIGSIRSSRFLKPYRRIILEKIYDILIPDAEGLRFEFYKNRNFFEKMTGREIKLEKPFINLDFTDKARPPYAAFFIGASVKHRKWSAKNFAEVASYLKNKHGYETVLCGGKDELNDTSEFKKYFPFPFTDTVGKISLIELLSVIKGASLVVSNETMAPHIAMALAKSAVIVISTGGPPYGLFVPYPAGIAGSNNYAAVFHPEIEKNIDDYIKTTKRTGHGYDDKFDIAEITVESVIQKIEKLLKKK, from the coding sequence ATGACTGATTTTAACATAAAACGAATTGCAAAAACGTTAAAAAGGCGTTTGTATAAGCTTTACAATAAGCTTTTTATATACATGCCTGCTGCGGCGCTGATTTTTTTGCGTTCATTGCTATTAACATTCGTAACATTATTCCGTATATTGCTACGTCAGCCTTCAAATCGAAATAGAAATCCAAATCAAAACTCAAACTCAAATCCCAATTTAAATACTAAACGCATCATTATATTTCGTCAGGACGGCATAGGGGATTATATTTTATTTAGAAACTTTTTAGAAATATTAAAAAAAACCCCAGCATTTTCGGATTACAAAATCACGCTTCTCGGCAATGCCGCATGGAAAGATTTGGCAGAATTTTTAGACAAAGAATTTGTCGATGAATTTATCTGGCTCGACAAAAAACGGATTACAACAGATTTTTTTTACAGATATAAAAAATTTAAAGAAATAACGTCCGTTAAATACGATATTCTTATTCATCCTTTCGGCAGAGAATTTTTTAACGCCGACAACGATTTGGCATATCTTATTAAAGCGGACAAAAAAATAGGCAGTATAAGAAGCTCCCGTTTTTTAAAACCGTACCGCAGAATAATACTTGAAAAAATATACGATATTTTAATACCTGACGCCGAAGGCTTACGGTTTGAATTTTATAAAAACAGGAACTTTTTTGAAAAAATGACGGGCAGGGAAATAAAACTTGAAAAACCTTTTATAAATCTGGATTTTACTGATAAAGCCCGTCCTCCTTACGCCGCCTTTTTTATCGGCGCAAGCGTTAAACATAGAAAGTGGTCTGCTAAAAACTTTGCCGAGGTTGCATCATATCTAAAGAACAAACACGGTTACGAAACAGTTTTATGCGGCGGCAAAGACGAACTGAACGATACTTCAGAATTTAAAAAATATTTTCCGTTTCCATTTACGGACACCGTGGGCAAAATTTCGCTTATAGAACTTCTTTCCGTAATTAAAGGCGCATCATTGGTCGTTTCAAACGAAACTATGGCGCCGCACATAGCAATGGCTCTTGCAAAATCCGCCGTAATTGTAATTTCTACCGGAGGACCTCCATACGGTCTTTTTGTTCCTTATCCCGCCGGAATTGCCGGCAGCAATAATTATGCAGCCGTTTTTCATCCTGAAATAGAAAAAAACATTGACGATTACATCAAAACAACAAAGAGGACGGGGCACGGCTACGATGATAAGTTTGATATTGCAGAGATAACTGTCGAATCCGTCATTCAAAAAATAGAAAAACTGCTTAAAAAAAAATAA
- a CDS encoding lipopolysaccharide heptosyltransferase family protein, protein MELEEIKLKKKNEIEKLAASPLRIKIKKICYLLKGGMPIDKFIKYSFAYIFIIPFKKIKTRIKRCNAALGLQAVIVDSGGKTGTETETEIRTGTGTDKVNSGDKTGTETETETETETETRTRRTGKADTVGSDTCFIAVNIGNAGIGDAIVAIRFLKDLADYYLYADGFQGDSLPLGNFDYAGFPQGVSKIVFDIFYRTPDSIKFITSPHTFIRKLMGLTDYSYLHKFYDIDLKLNTFFIKVEINWSNGNEKKLSQKFKPLLKIIENIKTNQKPIEKYIKTRPFSEGILAEAVTDMGLSRESYLNWAAGIGLEPTATALQNLSNVAASALRVNERISNIRRTTAKIPIETDLSALSKFKLKDVKFITVHDGWDENTKIRSKNKSSTKSYPLEKWNELVKLLKLNFPHHKIVQLGGLGNGSDIIGVDLNLRGKTTLKEAASVISEASLHIDTDSGLVHIAACLGTVSAVIFGPTNAQYCSYSENINISPRICGNCWWSADDWMNACPKGLSTPECMNSIEPADIIKEIKQKINL, encoded by the coding sequence ATGGAATTGGAAGAAATAAAATTAAAGAAAAAAAATGAAATAGAAAAGCTTGCTGCTTCTCCGCTAAGAATAAAAATAAAAAAAATCTGCTATCTTTTAAAAGGCGGGATGCCGATAGATAAATTTATTAAATATTCTTTCGCATATATTTTTATAATACCTTTTAAAAAAATAAAAACGCGTATAAAGAGATGCAATGCAGCATTGGGTCTGCAGGCGGTTATTGTTGATAGCGGCGGCAAAACCGGTACAGAGACAGAAACAGAGATAAGAACAGGAACAGGAACAGACAAAGTTAATAGTGGCGATAAAACCGGTACAGAGACAGAAACAGAGACAGAAACAGAGACAGAAACGAGAACAAGAAGAACAGGCAAAGCTGATACCGTCGGCTCTGACACATGCTTTATAGCGGTTAATATAGGTAACGCAGGCATAGGAGATGCTATTGTCGCAATAAGATTTTTAAAAGACCTTGCCGATTATTATTTATATGCGGATGGTTTTCAGGGCGATAGCTTACCGCTTGGGAACTTTGATTATGCGGGCTTTCCTCAAGGCGTAAGCAAAATTGTGTTCGACATATTCTACAGAACTCCTGATTCTATAAAATTTATAACATCTCCGCATACTTTTATAAGAAAGCTAATGGGCTTGACCGATTATTCTTATCTGCATAAATTTTATGATATAGATTTAAAACTTAACACTTTTTTTATCAAAGTGGAAATAAACTGGTCAAACGGAAACGAAAAGAAACTTTCACAAAAGTTTAAGCCGTTATTAAAAATTATAGAAAATATTAAAACAAACCAAAAACCTATAGAAAAATATATTAAAACACGTCCGTTCAGCGAGGGGATATTAGCGGAAGCCGTGACGGACATGGGACTTTCTAGAGAGTCGTATTTAAACTGGGCGGCGGGCATCGGCTTAGAACCAACCGCTACCGCTTTACAGAACCTTTCAAATGTCGCGGCATCCGCCTTAAGAGTTAATGAAAGAATCTCTAACATTCGCAGAACAACTGCCAAAATCCCCATTGAAACAGATTTATCCGCCCTTTCAAAATTCAAGCTTAAAGACGTTAAATTTATTACAGTTCACGACGGATGGGATGAGAACACAAAAATACGCAGCAAAAACAAAAGTTCTACAAAATCGTATCCGCTTGAAAAATGGAACGAACTTGTCAAATTATTAAAGCTGAATTTTCCGCACCATAAAATCGTTCAGCTTGGGGGACTCGGCAACGGCTCAGATATAATAGGCGTCGATTTAAACCTAAGGGGCAAAACTACTTTAAAAGAGGCGGCTTCCGTTATTTCGGAAGCAAGCCTGCACATAGATACAGATTCAGGACTTGTTCACATAGCAGCCTGTCTCGGAACAGTCAGTGCCGTCATTTTCGGGCCTACAAACGCTCAATATTGTTCATATTCCGAAAATATAAACATATCTCCGCGTATTTGCGGAAATTGCTGGTGGAGCGCCGACGACTGGATGAACGCATGCCCCAAAGGGTTAAGTACGCCCGAATGCATGAATTCAATAGAACCTGCCGATATTATCAAAGAGATAAAACAAAAAATTAACTTATGA
- a CDS encoding lipopolysaccharide heptosyltransferase family protein: MNNKKLNRIVARLIDNLIFVKILALFKRKSNKYDKNVPLSDSIEKILVIKLEGMGDAVYLTEIINRLKTKYSKIKIDILTTAKVPVFRIFASSLNSEEKLNTEGLNRVNVIFINPLNLSDYIKTIKSINKNNYDVIIDTTGMPVNIPLMLAFAKTSKTYIIGFNTLKIKKSIYDRLEDLNADIHIFDNYLKLFKIFNLPPVKEFTLKPVELENKNKNKNKNENKNETAVNQKGNQKNIILVLSSNSGGLMHRKLPLAGSVKLIKLLRNEFNGCNISLLGGPDDYACLEEIKNAAEVDCDYYCDNSDYDNNSNDTADNISNIGGRCNRHDKLRDNNQQNYRIKKEGITIEKTKNIEEAMVLLKNSALNICIDSGLMHLSSLVNTNTYCLFGYSNPANSLPFNNIGYFRSHSDCAPCSFYKISDCRYNLKCMDLIDIDAVINDIKRNSSGINI, from the coding sequence ATGAATAATAAAAAACTTAACCGTATTGTTGCAAGATTGATAGATAATTTAATTTTTGTTAAAATTCTTGCGCTTTTTAAACGCAAAAGCAACAAATACGACAAAAACGTTCCCTTGTCAGATTCTATTGAAAAAATACTCGTAATAAAACTCGAAGGAATGGGCGATGCAGTTTATCTGACCGAAATTATAAACAGGCTTAAAACAAAATATTCCAAAATAAAGATAGACATTTTAACTACCGCTAAAGTCCCCGTTTTTCGAATTTTCGCTTCAAGTTTGAATTCTGAAGAAAAATTAAACACTGAAGGTTTAAACCGTGTAAACGTTATTTTTATTAATCCGCTAAATTTGTCGGATTATATAAAAACGATAAAATCAATAAACAAAAATAACTACGACGTCATTATCGATACGACCGGAATGCCGGTAAATATACCGCTGATGCTTGCTTTTGCAAAAACCTCTAAAACATATATAATAGGATTTAATACGCTTAAGATTAAAAAAAGCATATACGACCGCCTTGAAGATTTAAACGCAGATATACACATATTTGATAATTATCTTAAACTATTTAAGATTTTTAATCTGCCGCCAGTGAAAGAATTTACCTTAAAACCCGTTGAATTAGAAAATAAAAATAAAAATAAAAATAAAAATGAAAATAAAAATGAAACCGCCGTCAATCAGAAAGGCAATCAGAAAAACATAATCCTCGTGCTATCAAGCAACAGCGGAGGACTTATGCATAGGAAACTGCCGCTTGCAGGTTCCGTGAAGCTGATAAAACTTCTCCGAAATGAATTTAACGGCTGTAATATAAGTCTTTTAGGCGGACCAGACGATTACGCTTGTCTGGAAGAAATTAAAAATGCCGCAGAGGTTGATTGTGATTACTATTGCGATAACAGCGATTATGATAATAATAGTAACGACACTGCTGATAACATTAGTAACATTGGCGGACGTTGTAACCGGCATGATAAGTTACGAGATAATAATCAACAAAACTACCGCATAAAAAAAGAAGGCATAACAATAGAAAAAACCAAAAATATAGAAGAGGCTATGGTTTTGTTGAAAAATTCGGCTTTAAACATATGCATCGATTCCGGACTCATGCACTTATCCTCTTTAGTTAATACCAACACCTACTGCCTTTTCGGATATTCAAATCCGGCTAACTCTCTGCCGTTTAACAATATAGGCTATTTCCGGTCTCATTCAGACTGCGCTCCGTGTTCTTTTTATAAAATAAGCGACTGCCGATATAATTTAAAATGTATGGATTTAATAGACATAGATGCGGTTATAAACGATATAAAACGTAACAGCAGCGGAATAAATATATGA
- a CDS encoding PIN domain-containing protein, producing MKFVLDNSITMRWLFGDEKKEDLDYAIAVLETMKEAEASVPAIWGLEVSNVIAKAEAKGLIAESRSTLFIQMLNNLDIQPDMQTYLYSLNDILNLARRYGLSAYDASYLELALRRNIPLATLDEDLIKAVKKSGTEIYKSA from the coding sequence ATGAAATTTGTCCTCGATAATTCTATAACTATGAGATGGCTTTTCGGAGACGAAAAAAAGGAAGATTTAGATTATGCTATTGCCGTTCTTGAAACAATGAAAGAAGCTGAGGCATCGGTGCCGGCAATATGGGGACTTGAAGTTTCTAATGTTATTGCTAAAGCCGAAGCAAAAGGCTTAATAGCGGAGTCAAGAAGTACCTTATTTATTCAAATGCTTAACAACCTTGATATACAGCCGGATATGCAGACTTATTTATACTCATTAAACGATATTTTGAATTTAGCCAGACGTTACGGGCTATCCGCCTATGATGCTTCCTACTTGGAATTAGCTTTGCGCAGAAATATTCCTTTAGCCACATTAGACGAAGATTTAATTAAAGCCGTGAAAAAATCCGGAACCGAAATTTATAAATCGGCATAG
- a CDS encoding type II toxin-antitoxin system prevent-host-death family antitoxin encodes MKIKVGSYEAKTKLPEILRRVKSGQSYTITNRGEDIAELIPILNFDKKNKDLAIEQIKALMLENSVQGINIKDLISEGRA; translated from the coding sequence ATGAAAATTAAAGTAGGTTCGTACGAAGCAAAGACTAAACTTCCGGAAATACTGCGCAGAGTAAAATCAGGACAGTCTTATACAATAACAAACAGAGGAGAAGATATTGCCGAACTTATACCGATTTTAAATTTCGATAAAAAAAATAAAGACCTAGCCATCGAACAAATTAAAGCACTTATGTTAGAAAATTCGGTGCAAGGCATTAACATAAAAGACCTTATTTCCGAGGGCAGGGCATGA
- a CDS encoding ATP-binding protein: MLDYLKELFITLLSNFNIQYKRYLFDLVNFNDKLIGVLGPRGAGKTTFLLQYLKDLDLPLDKKLYFSADSIEVSDATLFEIANDFAKNDGAVLVIDEIHKYPNFEKDLKQIYDFLPIKVIFSGSSAVTLENSKSDLSRRAVLYRINGLSFREFLELKTKNKYKPYKIEEILHNHTEIAYEILREIRPLKLFKEYLQKGFYPFYFENPDTYFKKLEETINVVIETDLPFIFGIDIKNTIKLKKLVKLICQSEPFEINITKLAQKMEIDRATLYQYISYLNKGNIFNILKSKTRGDSIFVKPEKIYLHNTNLNYCYCEEQKIGNIRETFIISQLIYFHDIEYPKKGDLILDKKYIFEIGGKNKDFSQIKDGGYLILDDIEIGSKRKIPIWLFGFLY, translated from the coding sequence ATGTTAGATTACCTTAAAGAACTATTTATAACTCTTTTATCCAATTTTAATATTCAATATAAAAGGTATTTGTTCGATTTAGTAAATTTTAACGACAAATTAATAGGAGTATTAGGACCTAGAGGCGCTGGAAAAACAACATTTTTACTCCAATATTTAAAAGACCTTGATCTGCCGTTAGATAAAAAGTTATATTTCAGTGCAGACAGTATAGAGGTCAGTGACGCCACTTTATTTGAAATTGCAAATGACTTTGCAAAAAACGACGGAGCGGTTTTAGTCATAGACGAAATACACAAATATCCTAATTTCGAAAAAGATTTAAAGCAAATTTATGATTTTTTGCCCATAAAAGTTATCTTTTCTGGATCATCTGCCGTTACTCTTGAAAATTCTAAAAGCGATCTAAGCAGAAGGGCAGTTTTATATAGAATAAACGGACTATCTTTTAGGGAATTTTTAGAATTAAAAACAAAAAATAAGTATAAACCATATAAAATAGAAGAAATTTTACATAATCATACAGAAATTGCTTATGAAATCTTACGTGAAATAAGGCCTCTGAAATTATTTAAGGAGTATTTGCAGAAAGGTTTCTACCCGTTTTATTTCGAAAATCCGGATACTTATTTTAAGAAATTAGAAGAAACGATAAATGTAGTAATAGAAACAGATTTGCCTTTCATATTCGGAATCGACATAAAAAATACGATAAAACTTAAAAAACTTGTGAAGCTTATTTGTCAGTCCGAACCTTTTGAAATAAATATAACAAAACTTGCCCAAAAAATGGAAATTGACAGAGCCACGTTATATCAATATATAAGTTATTTAAACAAGGGAAATATTTTTAATATATTAAAATCAAAAACAAGGGGCGATTCTATTTTTGTAAAACCTGAAAAAATATACCTGCATAATACCAATCTTAACTATTGCTATTGTGAAGAGCAAAAGATAGGCAATATAAGAGAAACCTTCATCATATCCCAGCTTATATATTTTCATGACATAGAGTATCCTAAAAAAGGCGATTTGATATTAGATAAAAAATATATATTCGAAATAGGCGGCAAAAATAAAGATTTTTCGCAAATAAAAGATGGCGGCTATCTAATATTAGACGACATCGAAATCGGGAGTAAAAGAAAGATTCCGATTTGGCTGTTCGGTTTTTTGTATTGA
- a CDS encoding type II toxin-antitoxin system prevent-host-death family antitoxin, with product MIISANDIKTKGLSNIEKIIEDGDEVFISKRGKTKFVLLSLKEYERLKEADIFKAIIDAETDYKNGKFITESSEEHFKRLGI from the coding sequence ATGATTATAAGCGCTAACGATATAAAAACAAAAGGTCTATCAAATATTGAAAAGATAATAGAAGACGGAGATGAAGTTTTTATATCTAAAAGAGGGAAAACAAAATTTGTATTGCTTTCATTAAAAGAATATGAAAGATTAAAAGAAGCCGATATTTTTAAGGCTATAATAGATGCGGAAACCGATTATAAAAACGGAAAATTTATAACCGAAAGTTCTGAAGAACATTTTAAAAGGCTCGGTATCTGA
- a CDS encoding plasmid stabilization protein, with protein MFKLIFTESYFKKEKTFLRKHDELTDKYKNILKLLELNPKHPSLKLHKLQGKFQDNYAVSLTYSYRILLSFAVVENKIILIDIGSHGDVY; from the coding sequence ATGTTTAAATTAATTTTCACGGAAAGTTATTTTAAAAAAGAAAAAACTTTTTTAAGAAAGCATGATGAATTAACAGATAAATATAAAAATATTTTAAAATTATTAGAACTTAATCCGAAACATCCATCCTTGAAACTTCACAAATTGCAGGGAAAATTTCAAGATAACTACGCTGTATCTCTAACGTATTCTTACCGAATACTTTTATCTTTTGCCGTGGTTGAAAATAAAATAATACTAATAGATATCGGAAGCCATGGGGATGTTTATTAA
- the rfbA gene encoding glucose-1-phosphate thymidylyltransferase, with protein MKGIILAGGSGTRLYPITLSVCKQLLPVYDKPMIYYPLSSLMLSGITDILVISNPEDVPKFKTIFNDGASVGLNISYKEQPEPGGLAQAFIIGEEFIGNDDVCLILGDNIFYGHGLPALFDKAKKTVQNEKGGAIFTYYVEDPQRYGVIELDEDGFVTSIEEKPQEPKSNYAVTGIYFYDNSVVEIAKNIKPSKRGELEITDVNNVYLKNKKLKAFQLGRGHAWLDTGTPESLLDASEFIAMMEKRQGLKIGCIEEIAYRMGYIDIKGLKKAADTYSKGNYGKYLLKIIKDLA; from the coding sequence ATGAAGGGTATTATTCTTGCGGGAGGAAGCGGCACACGGCTTTATCCTATTACTTTAAGCGTATGCAAACAGCTTCTTCCTGTATACGATAAACCTATGATTTATTATCCGTTATCTTCTCTTATGCTTTCCGGCATTACAGATATACTCGTTATATCCAATCCTGAAGATGTGCCTAAATTTAAAACAATATTTAATGACGGAGCCTCTGTAGGCTTAAACATTTCTTATAAAGAGCAGCCTGAACCGGGAGGTCTTGCCCAGGCTTTTATAATAGGCGAGGAGTTTATAGGAAACGACGACGTCTGTCTTATATTAGGAGACAATATATTTTACGGACACGGATTGCCGGCGCTTTTTGATAAAGCAAAGAAAACTGTTCAGAATGAAAAAGGCGGCGCGATATTCACATACTATGTCGAAGACCCGCAAAGGTACGGCGTTATAGAATTAGACGAAGACGGTTTCGTTACATCCATTGAAGAAAAACCTCAAGAACCAAAATCTAATTATGCAGTTACAGGGATTTATTTCTACGATAACAGCGTAGTAGAAATCGCTAAAAATATTAAACCGTCTAAACGGGGCGAACTCGAAATAACCGACGTAAACAATGTTTACCTGAAAAATAAAAAATTGAAAGCTTTTCAGCTCGGCCGCGGTCATGCATGGTTGGACACCGGTACTCCTGAAAGTCTCCTTGACGCGTCGGAATTTATAGCGATGATGGAAAAAAGACAGGGTCTTAAAATAGGATGTATAGAAGAAATAGCGTATAGAATGGGTTATATAGATATTAAAGGTTTAAAAAAGGCGGCAGATACCTATAGTAAGGGAAATTATGGAAAATATCTGCTGAAAATTATAAAAGATTTAGCTTAA
- a CDS encoding coproporphyrinogen III oxidase family protein, with translation MKNNNNLSIYIHTPFCKSKCNYCNFYSINPENINGAELQKIYNTHRSPNRSHNYYHHHGHDNSPDNSPDNIHYNSYNNIHDIYLQSLIKELKIISEKYNLNNNFTHSRIVKTIYFGGGTPSVMNINFFDEIINNIYKTFAVSDNPEITVEVNPESAVLDKLKSLRSLGINRLSIGAQSFNDNVLKIAGRLHSSDDILRCVNDSRKCGFNNISLDLMLGLPGQTAEILQKDIDYLISIRPEHISAYILSIEKGSKFYKNLKKLRMRSEENRENNENEHNGNERNKYEHSKNEYSKNEHNENEHNKYEHSKNEYNENEHNEYKERKEDELADFYITASEEFSSSGYKHYEISNFALNGFESKHNINYWERGEYIGLGPAASSFIKQTVNCSVHNNADNNSSSRNIDDNRGDMDNNNYYYRSNNRDIKKLEIRITNKPNLIEYINKISNFEKKILQSENKKNKLIKYKIEEFKTDEEILTKKNIINEKFFLSLRTYKGINVKIIYKYADRKIIDELIKAGFAEIYATGDRLHMRHYLRLTLKGMLVSSEIFSKILL, from the coding sequence ATGAAAAATAATAATAATTTATCTATTTATATTCATACGCCGTTTTGCAAGTCTAAGTGTAATTATTGCAATTTTTATTCAATAAATCCAGAAAATATTAACGGCGCTGAATTGCAGAAAATATATAATACGCATCGCAGCCCTAACCGCAGCCATAATTATTATCATCATCATGGTCATGATAATAGTCCTGATAATAGCCCAGATAATATCCATTATAATAGTTATAATAATATACATGACATATACTTACAATCTTTAATAAAAGAATTAAAAATTATATCGGAAAAATATAATTTAAACAACAACTTCACGCATAGCAGAATTGTTAAAACTATTTATTTCGGCGGAGGTACGCCGTCCGTTATGAATATTAATTTTTTTGACGAAATAATTAATAATATTTATAAAACATTTGCAGTCTCCGATAATCCTGAAATTACCGTAGAAGTAAATCCTGAAAGCGCCGTCCTCGATAAATTAAAAAGTTTGCGCAGTTTAGGCATAAACCGTTTGTCTATAGGGGCGCAAAGTTTCAACGATAATGTTTTAAAAATAGCAGGCAGGCTGCATTCGTCAGACGATATTTTGCGTTGCGTGAACGACTCAAGAAAATGCGGTTTTAATAATATATCGCTTGATTTAATGCTTGGACTTCCGGGTCAAACGGCAGAAATTTTGCAGAAAGATATAGATTATTTAATATCTATCCGACCGGAACACATATCGGCGTACATTTTAAGCATAGAAAAAGGTTCTAAATTTTATAAAAATTTAAAAAAATTACGTATGCGGTCTGAAGAAAACCGCGAAAATAATGAAAATGAACATAATGGAAATGAACGTAATAAATATGAACATAGTAAAAATGAATATAGTAAAAATGAACATAATGAAAATGAACATAATAAATATGAACATAGCAAAAATGAATATAATGAAAATGAACATAATGAATACAAAGAAAGAAAAGAAGACGAGCTGGCTGATTTTTATATAACAGCCTCGGAAGAATTTAGCAGTAGCGGATATAAACATTATGAAATTTCTAATTTTGCATTAAACGGATTTGAAAGCAAACACAACATAAATTACTGGGAAAGAGGCGAATATATAGGGTTGGGACCTGCAGCCTCTTCATTTATAAAACAGACGGTAAATTGTTCCGTACATAATAATGCCGATAATAACAGCAGCAGCCGTAATATTGACGATAATAGAGGCGATATGGATAATAATAATTATTATTATCGCAGTAATAACAGAGATATTAAAAAATTAGAAATCAGAATAACAAACAAACCGAATCTGATTGAATATATCAATAAAATTTCAAATTTTGAAAAAAAAATACTGCAATCAGAAAACAAAAAAAATAAATTAATAAAATATAAAATTGAAGAGTTCAAGACCGACGAGGAAATTTTAACGAAAAAAAATATAATTAATGAAAAATTTTTTTTATCATTAAGAACGTACAAAGGTATAAATGTCAAAATTATATATAAGTATGCAGACAGAAAGATAATAGACGAACTTATAAAAGCAGGATTTGCAGAAATATACGCAACCGGAGATAGGCTGCATATGCGGCATTATTTGAGATTAACGTTAAAAGGCATGCTTGTATCTTCAGAAATTTTTTCCAAAATTTTGCTTTAA